A DNA window from Helianthus annuus cultivar XRQ/B chromosome 15, HanXRQr2.0-SUNRISE, whole genome shotgun sequence contains the following coding sequences:
- the LOC118487530 gene encoding uncharacterized protein LOC118487530: MTHKHCFEALDRTMRDISRSSQPNMESKPFGGKVILFGGDFRQILPVIPKGTRTMIVNASLNSSYIWRYCQVLKLTENMRLRVGCQKAYLNEIKEFGEWILKLGDGLLGEENDGEIDIEIPDDLLIHDQVNPIFSLISFTYPDMNKFLWDLTYFQQRAILAPTNEVVDSINKELLESLPGEEKVYFSSNSLCQSEEESELNMALFPPDVLNNLRLSGLPNHKLVLKLGAPVMLLKNIDQANGLCNGTRLQVTKLGKVVIEAKNYHRD; this comes from the coding sequence ATGACTCACAAGCATTGTTTCGAGGCTCTTGATAGAACAATGAGAGACATATCACGTTCCAGTCAACCGAACATGGAATCCAAGCCTTTTGGGGGAAAGGTCATTCTATTTGGTGGTGATTTTAGACAAATTCTTCCGGTCATCCCCAAAGGTACTAGAACAATGATAGTCAATGCTTCTTTGAATTCTTCTTATATATGGCGATACTGTCAAGTACTAAAGCTAACTGAGAATATGAGATTAAGAGTTGGTTGTCAGAAAGCATATTTGAATGAAATAAAGGAATTTGGAGAATGGATTTTAAAGCTTGGTGATGGGCTGCTTGGTGAAGAAAATGATGGTGAGATAGATATTGAAATACCAGATGATTTACTTATTCATGACCAAGTCAATCCTATTTTTTCTCTCATTTCATTTACATATCCGGACATGAATAAGTTTTTGTGGGATTTAACGTATTTCCAACAAAGAGCGATTCTTGCTCCAACTAATGAAGTAGTGGATTCGATAAATAAAGAGTTGTTAGAGAGTCTGCCTGGTGAAGAAAAGGTttattttagttcaaatagtttatGCCAATCTGAGGAAGAATCGGAGCTTAATATGGCATTGTTTCCTCCTGATGTGTTAAACAACCTTCGTTTATCTGGTTTACCTAACCATAAACTAGTACTGAAACTTGGTGCTCCAGTGATGTTACTCAAAAACATTGATCAGGCAAATGGATTGTGTAACGGTACACGTTTACAAGTCACGAAGCTCGGAAAAGTTGTGATTGAAGCAAAAAATTATCACAGGGACTAA